From Rhea pennata isolate bPtePen1 chromosome 20, bPtePen1.pri, whole genome shotgun sequence:
GGAGGATCTTCCATCGGTGTATCCCccaaaaatctttttgttccAAGATAGGATTTAATAAGAGGTCTGAGATACTCAAATCAGATGCTGTATCTCAGAGAGAGCGAGGTAGAGAACACACCTGCATTGCAGGGCTGCGGTGCAGCCCacggagctgctgctggtgcccaGGCGGGTAGCAAAGTTGAGGCTCCTAAACAGCCATTCCCAATAAAACAGTTTGAGTTTCCATGAGGGAAATATGGTGAGGAGAAAGCCTGGAAGAAGCTGCTTTCCCCAGGAGGCCTGGAGGCACTTACAGGGGAATGGCAGGGTGCAGAGGCCTGAGGCGGGAGCATGGCCCTAGGCCAAGCAGgcctggggtggtggtgggggggagaCAGGGCGGTGGCAGGATGGAGAAGCAGGAGAAgtaaaagaaggagaaaaaggagaaggaggaggaggaggcggaggaAGCAGCTCGCCGGCACAAGCAACCAGCCGCCCCCGGGCCTCGCCCCAGCACCGGGAATCGCACATACCCCACAGCAAGGGCCGTGCGCGCAGACTACATCCCCCAGGGTGCACTGCTTCGGCACGGCAGCTCCGCCCTCACTCGTGACGTATGAAGCACCGATTGGACACAGCATGCGCGCGCGGAGGCACACCCTTCCCAATAGGACCGCCGGCTCATGGCCTTTAAGCGGCCCGTTGGGAGGGGGCGCTCTTCGGAGCCTGATTGGCTGAGGCTGCCGCGTGCGCtgattgggggggggagggcgctgctggcgcggaggcggcggcgggcgatGCTGGGCCGCGGGAGCgggatggcggcggcggcgggcgcgcggcgggcggcccctGGCCCGCGGGCAGCCGTTTCCGCAGAGCTGGGCGGGAGTGCGGCCCCGGCGAGCGGCAGCCGCGTGGCGGTGCCTGAGGGGAggcggcccccggcggggcAGGCCCcgggccctgccgccgccgcgtccccctTCCAGCGGCTGGTGCACGCCCGGCGCCTCCAGGACCTCAGCGGCGATGGCGGGGTGCTCAAGGAGGTGCTGCGCCCTGGCGCTGGGGAGCCGGTGCCGCCAGATGCCTCTGTAGCAGGTACGGGCAGCGCTGCCAGGCCTGCCAGGCCCCGCCGTCAGCGCCTTTAGCCCAGCCCTGGTGAGTTTGCGGGACCTAAGTGTCCTCTGCTCCATGCTACGGGCCAGCAATCCTCCCGTGAGCATCACGTTGGCCCCCGGCACAGCTCCCCTGATGCAGGGGGTTGTGTCCTCCTTCGTCTGTGCAGGCCTTCAGACCGGAGCTCGACCGGCCCTGTCCTGAACAACTCCCTCGACAAACGGCCTTTGTTAAATCTAAATGTGCATTAAGggaactaagaaaaaaaaactgctgtggtCAGAGTCAGGGTCTCGTGCTCACGTGTGTCCTTCACATCTGAGCGCAAGGTCTCCACTTTGATCTGTGATGGCTGGCTGCAAGTTGCACGATGGAGGAAGTGAGGAggacagaatttttaaaagatgccCTAAGCCCCTAGAGCGTAGATGTTGGTTGGCTGACAAATTTGAGTGCTTCATAGGACTTTAGCATTGGTATCAAACAAGAACTTAAACTGCATTTACAGTAATACTCCTTACTGCTTCAGAGACTGTCTGCTCTCTCTTATCAGTATTGTAGCACTTGGGATAGTCTGTTTAACTTCGTGTGACTAACAGATTAAATGAAAGGATATCTTGACCTTGAGAAAAGCAGGATTTCCAGGTTCCACCTGTGCCCACAGTAGATAGAGGCAGTCTGAAGCTGAAAGCAGTTCCCGTTAAGGACTTAGTCATGTCATGAGGAACGAATTGTGAACAGTTTGTTGATCTGACTGAGAACTGGAGCTGCCCACAGAGCTCCCTGGAGAGCAGCAAAACTCATCAGGAtatgtttctcttttcaggGCTCAAGCTTTGGGTGGGAAAGGCTTTGTTAATCTTTCTGCAGATAATCGGAGTGTATTAGTTTTTATGGCCAAAgtttctgttctcctcctcctcaaaacTCTCACCAACAAAATCATCTCTTGATTAGACAGGAATCAAGACTGTGAGATAGCTATTTTATCTGATGCCAATGTTAAAACACAGCTACTTGGTTGTGATCAAGTTTTTGATATAATCACAAGGTGGTTTGTGCTCCCTCTGCTGTTCTGCAGCtcaaggggaaagaaaagcagggtGAGAGGGAGTTTGGTGTTGCAAAAACAACTCTGTGTGCCACTGATGGTACTGCTACTGGTCACTAAGTCAAacacttgctttgttttctccctgCTACTCATTTTGGGCGGTGCAGTGAAGTACTCTGGGTACCTGGAATATGCCGATGAGCCCTTCTGCACGAACTGCTACAGGAAGCTTCCTCGGCTGATGAAACTTGGAAAAGGTAAATTTGAGCTGAGAAGTTTGTCCTAGGACTTGAGGATATTAAAGACCTGTCCTTTAGGACATATTAATTTACTCTGTTTAGTGCCTTTAGATTATCTGAAGCATTTAAAGCTCTGTGGAGGTGGCAGTCAGTCCAGAACTGAGTGTCCTATGCTCCTCTTGACTATGGGAGTGAGTAGCAGATAGTGTGCTGTGAGTGGTCCTGCTGGGTGCTTAACACCTGTCCTGAAACAAGTGTTATCTTAATGGCTTTAAGTCTCCTGAGAGGTGTTGATGCTTGCTGTTTGCTTATTCCCATGGCCGATTGCCTTGATAATCCAAACATCAGGAGCGGCAGTATATGGGCACAAGTTGTCATCATGGTGCAGAATTAACTTTTGCAGTTGCTGAACTGTGAACTACCGAGACTTTTTCCTATAGGCTTTAAGAGAAATTGTTATTCAGAATTGGGAAGGAAGGGTTCTGTTTTTACTATTCTCACGACCTTCTGTTTCTTGTTGCAACAGACATTACACTAGGGGGACTGGAAATTGGCCTGCTCACCATGAGGAAGGGAGAACTGGCAAGATTTGTCTTCACACCAGATTATGCCTATGGGAAACTAGGCTGTCCTCCTCTGATTCCCCTGAATGCCACGGTCTTGTTCGAAGTGGAATTGTTGGACTTTCTAGACTCAGCTGAATCTGACAGATTCTTTGCTTTGACTGCTGTGAGTTGCCTTGATAAGGTTTGAGACGTAAATCTGGAGGCTAAAACTTTGCCACTGTTCCCTTCAGTTCTGTGGATATAGGATCATGTGTTAAGCAAGTGTGTTTAGGTTAATGCAGGTGTCAAGACCCTAGGCTGCTAGCCTCGCTCATGCTCCAATTAAAAACGTGTGCTTTTTGTTACTGTCCCCACACCCCTTGCAAACTAGTGTAGAGGGAAAAGCTTGGTGCTACTGAACTGTTTTTGCTTGCTGCAGTGTGGTGGAGTCAGCAGGACaacttccatttattttagcTTTGCAAGAAACCTCTTGATTTCACTAGAGGGCAGCAGCTTCCAGGAAGTTCTGTGAAGTAGCAGGAACAGTAACTGGctgtctgtttaaaaagaaaaacttctgttaGTTTGCCGAGTCAGGGTGcccctcttttcctcccccccccaattttTGTCTTTACTTCTTGGCTGCTGTCCCAAGTGCCCCTTCACTGTTCGCTTTCCTCCTCGGTGAGTTGCAGTGTTATTGTTAGTTCCCCCTTTTCACATAGAAAGCTTTGGGCTGTGGTTGTGGGTCAGTGGTTCGGGCACAGGCAGCAGTGCTCATGGAGGGAGGCCCACTTATTCCCTCACTGCTGTCGCTGAGACCCCTCTTTCCACACATGCCTTGAGATCAAACTGCTCTGTCATTGCATGGGGAAGATCTACCCTTTCCTCCCAGTTGGCTGCCCTTTCTTGCTAACTGCACCTACTCAGAGCTAGTTCGAGCTCACATACCTAGAAGAAAACTTATGCCTCAACTTTCTGGATTTGGTGTGTTACGGTGTCTGGCCAGCCCCAGAACTGGCATGAGGCAGGAATACCCAACCACCGCAGAGGAATGACAAGCCAGTAGAGCAATGCAGACTTTCAAGCAACTTCACCTTTCATGCCAGGAATACAGTCTGTATGTTAGCAGGTGAGAGCGCTGACCAGGATTTAAGGACAAACTcctgccctttctctctctgtctctctctctctctctctctgtctctctctctctctctctgtctctctctctctctctctgtctctctctcccccccaaCTAGAGTCCCTCTGGTCATGATGAGCTTTTGAACTAGTTCTGTAGCATTTCTCACCAGGAGTTGTCAGCACAAGAGCAGTGACATGTTGCAGCCTTGGCTACAAGATGGGAAATGCCACACGGCATTGGCCTGACTGGACAACACAGGGGCTTTGGCAATGGCCTGACTTCGATTCTTATGCATAGAAGTGGCCTGCAAAgggctttattttctgtgatcTCTGCTTGCTCGAGTTGATGTTCGGATATTTCCTTATACAGGAGCAGCAGGGTATGTTTCCGCTACAAAAGGTATTGAAAGTGGCAGACACGGAGAGAGAGTTTGGCAATTACCTCTACCGTCAGCAGCACTTCGTGGATGCCAAAGACAGATACAAAAGGGTATGAcagtagatttcttttttttcccatccatGGGCTGTGCAAGTAATGATTATTAATTGTTAACTCACCATAACAAGTatgatttagaaaacaaatacttgaattatatttaaatttttgctaTTTAAGAACAGATCTTAAACACCTGCTTTTGTGTTAGCAGCAATGGTAAATGAATGCCActgaagaaggagaagggaTGGCAAAAATATGTTGACCTCTTTCTTAAGCTTTGCACCCTGTGGATGCCAGCTTTGAGAGAAGAGTATATCTCGGTGATATCTTGGAGCTTATGAGTTCTGAGCAGTTTGCTTGATTGCTTTGACTGCTAAACTGGGGCCTTTCAGGTCAGCTTTTGCTAGGAGAGGTTATAATGCAGTGTGGTCTTGTATTGCAGTGACATTCTGGATTAATGCTTTCAGAAGTAATTTAGGATCCTCATGCTCTGGAAGGAGGTGTCCAGTCATCTTTAACTTTCCCTTTAGCCTCCCAGGagagaaaatgttctgtttttttcctcaaactgGCAACTTGATATTTATTTGTCCTCCATTTGAGATTGctatttcctgctctttctttctagcaggcatattttaagtttttttttcctcttgatttgATTTCACTTACGTTTTTGCCCTTAAAATCTGCTTCCTGTGtgttaatttttctctcttttcctttctagttCCTTGATAAGTTCCCAAAGCTGTATTGTACCTTTAGGAAGATAGTCTTACAACTGAGCTGACTAGTCACGTTGTTAATGCTGTGAAGTATTTTTAGgattctgatatttttaactGACCTAGGTAAATAGAAACATGAATGTTGCTGGCTAATAGATAGATTTCTTACTTTTTGTAATGAATCTATCATGTATTGGTGCTGTTTCCCTGTTTGCTCAGGCATACTCCATCCTAGGCCGTAGTCCTTCCGATAAGGCAGAGCAATGTCAGATTGATGCTTCTAAGTTGCTGGTGGTCCTCAATCTCTCACTCACTTACCTGAAACTGGAGCGTCCTGCCCGAGCTTTGACATACGGGGAAAAGGCTTTGGAGATTGACCAAAGAAATGTCAAAGCGCTGTTCAGGTGTGGCCAGGTGAGCAAAAATAATTCCTCTAGTAGATGCATCAAGCAATGTCCCAGTCCAATTGCTCATGGGGAGTACCTAGAATATACTGAAGAGAGCCACTAAATTCTGGGCCAGGGCTCTAAGCTCTTACAGCAGGCAGAATGGTTTGTCTTCGTTTGACCTGCTGGGAAATCTGGCCTTCTGTAAATGTCACACAGCCCTTTTCTTAGGGAATTCCTGAACTACCTGGATCTGTCTCAGAAGTGTTTGTGGTTGTGTGTGCATCAGTCCTGAAGAATGGTGGCAAGTCTATGTTTATCCTTCAATATATCTGTCTTTCTTTCAATGACAGGCTTGTCTCTGCATGACAGAATATGAAAAAGCCCGAGATTTCCTGGTCAGAGCTCAGCATATTCAGCCCTTTAACCACGATATTAACAATGAGCTGAAAAAGTTGGCAAGGTGAGAGAACTCCTTCCCATTACTGTAGAAGAAAGGGTATTTAGACAGTCTGTAAACACCAActcaaaaatacttcagtatttgttaaagaaaataccTACTGGGGCTGGTAAGGGACTGGTGAAAACGCAGGTCTTTTCGTCTTGGAGAAATTGGTTCAAATACTTTGCAGACACATGCGAGAAGCTGAGACTATCCACACTTTCCATACAGGTTCTCTGGGGGGGATATCCATGTCGTACTTCATGTGAGTAAGTGgttcagaaaagcagaggctgctgaaatgccttGAAACGAATGCAGTGCTGTAGGTTAGAGCTCATGATAATAGTATGCTGGAATAATAAGCGTGGCTTCAACTTCCTCGAAGACATTGGAGGATTATAGCAGCTCCTCTACACTGCAATTGCTTCACTGTACAATACTACAAATACTAATGTTAATCTGTATGAAGCTCTTAAAAGTGAATTTCTTGCTGTCTTGGAGGCAGTAAATGAGCAGTACTGAAGGCAAACTTTCTCTTTGCCCACAGGCTGAGTGCAGCACAATCCTGCCAGCCTTAGTCATGCCTTAGTCCCACCAAAACGTGACTAACACTAATCTCCATCctcattcttctctttgaaatcaacaacagcagcagctagTTCCCGAAAATGTGTGCGTACTTCTGACACTGCTGACAGATGCGGAGTGCAGTGAAGTCTCCAGCTTCAGAGATCGCAAAACGGCCCTTGaataagaacatttttcctttgttgcagGTGCTATGGCTTGTAGGGAGCCGTAACATATTGTTAGATCAGTCGGCACAGTTGGAAAAGCCAGTCTTACTGTGGGCTGAGTCCCTCTGTTAGGGAACCTTTGGTAAAGGGCTGTGCTCAGATATCTGCAtcctatatataaaaatcttctttaaTAGGCTGTGACAATGTTAAGTTTTCAGACTTTTCCTGTGACCTCAGAAGTATGAAGAAGTTGAAGACAGTATTATTTGCCAGTATGGAAACCTGAGATGTACCATTTATTTGTTCTAGTCTGTCTCTGGATGCATAGCTACCAAACTGCTAAGTAAACGCGAGTAGTTTTAAAGTTGTTCTGAATGACTAGGTAGCCCCTCCTGCAGGTGTGGTACGTGGATGGTGTCAAGGGCTTGTCAGTGCTAGAAATACTGATTCTAATAGCCTCATGTGTTATTTTAGACTCATTCCAAATACATCAGCtagtagaagaaaaatcttactgaTAAGATTGGTCTTGTCCTGCCAGGAAGCAATGAGACATTCTGACTTCAGGAAAACAGTGTGTGGGTTTGTCAGGACTGACTCTGGAAATGGCAGCACAAACAACTAATGCATGTTGCAGTAACCTGAGTACATGTTAAATCACTGTTGTCTTGGAGTTCCTGCTTCAGTGCCAATTAAAATTGGTGTGTGAGTTTTTTGCTCTTTACTGTGACAAAAGGtgaaattagtttaaaataGTTGAAGATGATGATGTTGATGTCGTTAATCATGCCACATCTCAGTCTAGATCTCTGTAATGTTGCCAAACGACTCTGCTTGTGAAAACCCTTAATGTGATCTGGCTAATACTTCAAAAATAGAATATGAATCAAAACCTTGTTCTTAAAGTCTTTCCACTTCTTACTGAGTACATTTATGTTTTGCAAAAAGGAAGTCTGTATGTTAATAGCTTGCTTTTGCTATCTAAAGCAGAACTTTGAATTTTGCTAAAAActttgttcagtttttaaatggatgcttttcattttcgccagaaagaaacaggcaaatCCTGGCCAGGACTTTGTGAAATGTATCTTCTACCAGCTGtagtgattttgttttgtagttttGAAGTGGCTGGCAGTTTACTCTGGATTTGATATACTGCCTGTCTCCTGGTAAAAATGTGGTTGTTCTGACATTCAACATGAATCTCTGCCTCTACGTGGGTAGctcttcagttttctgctttggtGGGTGATGTTTTCAATGCCAAGTGCATCCTACTTGAAGGCTAGATAGGCATCCCTGGTCTACTCAGCATAGACAGATGTGACAGTGTCTGTCTGCAAGAAACTTGCTGCACTGAAATTTATTTGAATGAAACACTTTTAAGTTCTGGATGCAAAAGAACTGGTGGAAGAGGGCTAAGAGGACATTGGCTAATGTTACACTTCCGCTGCAACATGCTTCTGATGAGTTGTAACAGAAAGTTTGCTGGAATGGCAAAAGTATAGCAGACTGCAGACCAGACTACAGGATACAGGTGGGAGATTCTTCTGTATAATACACTTGCAAAACTGGCTTAGAAAGCATCTGGCTTGCAAAAAATCATGTGATCTACCTGGCACCAGCAGAGCAGAGACTCAAGGTCTGGGATGAAGCACAGTGTTGCCAGCTCTCATACCCAGCATGGCAGAAACAAGGGCTTGGAGCAGCTATTTCTTTGTTAGCAGTGTGTTCTTAGATTAGACTAGTTTatttaacaacaaaaaggaaaactttctaATTGCAGCACTGATTGTCAAGTGGACAGTCCACAGCCCATGACATCCTGGTATGCTCTACTTTGCAGCTCTTACAAGGACTATGTGgataaggagaaagaaatgtgcTGCCGAATGTTTGCCCCTCTCAACTCTTCTCCTGTATGACCAGAAATAAAGGTAATCAAGTCATGAAAAAGGCTAAGATCTTCCCAGACCTCTGATATGTTGTCTGGACAGTGTTTTCAGGTGGGGAGCCAATTCCTTTTCTGCACAGGAGGATTTTAGGGGCAAAATGTAACCTAAAAGGGATgtgtggagggggaaggaacAGGAAGGTATGGTGATATGCTACTGAGCTGTCTGCTTGGAGAGTCTTTACTGCCAAGCAGGCTGGCATGGAACAGTAACCTGAGACTGGTACCATTTGAGtaagtttggttttgttgtttcctGTGCTGCTCATCCCAGCTCTTCTCTCTGAGCCAGAGGGAGAAATAGCTGTGTAGTCTTGTTTCTCTGccaattaaaagaaacaaaaaaattgttcatGTCAAATTTAAGAATTGgatctcttcctcccttccagcACTTCTCTCTTGAGCTGCTGGAtgcttcacttcagaaaaatctaaatattttatttctggcttttttttttaatattaaaaagccTGTTTGTATAGAAATTTTCAAATAGATGTTTTGGTCTCTCTAAAGTCTTAAGTCTTCTAGAAAATTGACAGGGTTTATAAATGCACAAAGGctctttgatcttttttttttttttctttttttttttttgacaaaaccTTGGGAAGGAGGGCTGAGATGGAGTAGAAATCTTCACTGGTCCCTTGCCTCAGGGTAAACCCTCAGGAAAGGGTTGTGGAAAATGACAGCAGCCTTCTGTCGGAAAGCATCACTAACTCAGGGCCTTCAGGGTATACTGCCGTGCAATCTCTCACAATACAGcagtattttgctgaaaatgagTATTAGCAGCCTTTCCATCATGAGTAGTGAGAATGCAGGATGCAGCCATGGCATTTTAAGGTTGGCTCTTTCTAGATTCTCTTGTCTGTGGTTGCAATGAAGTTAAACTAGTATTTGAGGAAGAGATTTGACTGAATGGCTGCTTCATAAAGCAGTGCATCCTGTTACTGACTGAATGTGCATCCCTGCTGTAGTTTTTACCCTTCCTGTCTCCCTCAGGCCCCTGATCTCAGCTAAGTATATTGCTAAACTGCTTAAGAACACAAATTCTTCTGCTCCAGGTTCAGAGGAGACTGACCGTATTCATTAACAGATATCTATCCCTGGGCAAGTAGCTATGAAAGGGGGTTTTATGACTGACGTGTGGTCTTGCCAGAGGTATGCAGGAAGTCTGTAGCTCTACACTTGGCAAGGAGGCTCTGAGTCTGtttgctgaatttcagagacTTGCAATTTGAAAGCCTGTAGGACTTACATCTCACATATCTAACTATAGCACTCAGTAGTGCTTGACCTGGGGAACTTGTGTCAATCTGGGCATCAGGTGGCCTTCCTTCATGACAGAACTTTGAATGAACCTGATCATCTCCTGGGTTGTGAGAAAGACTTACAAGAACAGAAAGCAGTGTCTCGCAAAATGTGGTGGGTACCACTGAGTCTTGTCATGGCTATGGTGTCAAAGGAACATCTCTTAATCGGTAACTGAAACTTCATTGCTAAAAGTAGTGTCTTCCCACATTAATTTTTATGTGGAACCCTCCAGGCTAGAGGCAGAAAAATTCCTTCTTGATAGTGGTTTTAGATAGTTTTATCTCTTGCTAGAGCATTTGATGTGTGTGCGTGAGGTGAGGGCTACCTTAATATCATTAATGTTGGGAGAAACGTGGTAAGGTTACGTGgcttctttcttcctgaagaaagatTGGCAAAGATACTGGCTTCCATGCAGTTGGTTTAATGTGACATAGCTGttgttgtaaataaaataatgtcttCAATTAGTGGCATCTGAAAAGTGGTGCAGAGCCTGCTGGGGAAGGGCAAAGGAGGAATCTGTTAGAGGGGAGTTTCTCCTGAGGAAGCTTAAAGGTTAGCCCGAGCTGCTTGTCAGCTTGAGTTTATCTGCTGACTCTTGCTGATGCAATTTTAAGACTCTTCCCTGGAATTCTGCTTCTTTATATAGATGATTGAGGGCTGTCAGTCAAAGTTTTTCCACTTTCTCTAAACTCAGTTTTAGTAACAGTATAAATTAGTCTTCCAGACAAATATTAATCACTGACACATACATAACACTATAAGGCTTAATTGCTGCTGTTAATTCATCTTAAGAAAAGTCTCTCTTACTGGAGGAAGTTCTTGAAGGGCAGAGACTTGTGCTAGCTGGAGGTAGGTTTTTTGCAGTGTCTTGCTTAAAACTGCATTACATATTCAGAGAGGAACAAAGCAGTTTGAGCTGAAACTCCTGCTCTGTAGCAAAGCACCGCTAATTAGTCAGAAACGAGGCAGAACGTTCCGTTGTTTTTTGACAACTTTGTACAAGTGCAGCTTAAGGCACAAGCCATACTTGGCCAGTCCGACAGCCTGTTTCATCCTTTGTGTTGTATGCAGTTAGTGATTAGATGGCCTGCAAACTTTGCCTGTAGCTCCTGTTTAACGAGTGGAAAATCATATGATCATATGTGGAATCACAAACGTTACAGAAAACTTTCCTGTTTACCAGCTGGCGGGTACTTGCTAAGCATTGAGCTGACCAGTTGTCCAGTTTGCCAGCTAAATGACTTAAGAGTTGTAGCCTTGGCACTTTCTCTCTTGTGACACACTGCTGTATCTCTCTGATTCTGAACTCCTCCCCAGGTAGGTTTGATACATGTTTTGGTGAATTCTGCAACACTTATTTTGTTACAGGAGCAAATGGTTTGTTTCTCTGTACTAAATAGCACAGGTCTGTGTGTCATTTTCATAATGACACTTAAGACCAGGCACCCTTAAATATACTTATCCTGTCTAGTATTTCTGTATCCCTCTCACTGTAGATTCCAGTTCCTGTAATTGCCACAAACAGCATCATGTTCAGaatattcttccttcttttataGTGGAAtacactttcttcctttttggtGGAAAGACTAAACCTTAGCCTGCTGAAatttgaggtcacttgttctAATGCTTCCTAgaagaattcagaaatattcagaggTAGAAATAGAAGTGAGAAAACTTATAGTCTTAAATCTGTCCCTCTGCAGTTCCTTGCGAATACAATATTTTGCGTTGCACACTTGCCCCTTTGTGGGTTTGGGTTGCTTGTCTGTGCCTATGTACCTGTGTGGTGTGTCATGTGTTGGAGCATGTGATATGTAGGTAGCAGATAGCTCCTCATTGTCTGCTTAAACTGCAGACTGGGCTGAGGAGCACTGGCTTACTGAAGCTCTCTGTTCCACTGAAGAACACAGCTTTTTGCTGAAAGACTTCTAAACCCTGATAAAAATGGGATT
This genomic window contains:
- the FKBP6 gene encoding inactive peptidyl-prolyl cis-trans isomerase FKBP6 — encoded protein: MAAAAGARRAAPGPRAAVSAELGGSAAPASGSRVAVPEGRRPPAGQAPGPAAAASPFQRLVHARRLQDLSGDGGVLKEVLRPGAGEPVPPDASVAVKYSGYLEYADEPFCTNCYRKLPRLMKLGKDITLGGLEIGLLTMRKGELARFVFTPDYAYGKLGCPPLIPLNATVLFEVELLDFLDSAESDRFFALTAEQQGMFPLQKVLKVADTEREFGNYLYRQQHFVDAKDRYKRAYSILGRSPSDKAEQCQIDASKLLVVLNLSLTYLKLERPARALTYGEKALEIDQRNVKALFRCGQACLCMTEYEKARDFLVRAQHIQPFNHDINNELKKLASSYKDYVDKEKEMCCRMFAPLNSSPV